The Shewanella sp. KX20019 genome window below encodes:
- a CDS encoding YgiQ family radical SAM protein codes for MQVESTLFTHSKYRSELTRPAPFLPMSRKEMNKLGWDSCDIIIVTGDAYVDHPSFGMAIIGRMLEAQGFRVGIISQPDWSNKDDFMKLGKPNLYFGVTAGNMDSMINRYTAERRMRHDDAYTPGNIGGKRPDRAVTVYTQRCKEAFKQVPVVIGGIEASLRRTAHYDYWSDKVRRSVILDAKADILVYGNAERPLVEISHRLGAGELMADMHDIRGTTVIRKEPLSGWSGIDSRKIDQQHKIDAIPNPYGADDVGCKNLSGPTDEKIFDNDAPKVITVQPPKPKPWEKSYIQLPSYEKVASDKFLYAHASRILHQEQNPGCARALFQVHAERAIWVNPPALPLNTDEMDGVFDLAYQRVAHPSYGSEKIPAYDMIKTSINIMRGCFGGCSFCSITEHEGRIIQSRSQDSVVKEIKDIQGKVPGFTGVISDLGGPTANMYHLGCKSEKAEQTCRRLSCIFPDICGHMDTDHQPTIDLYRAAREIPGIKKILIASGVRYDLATEDPRYVKELATHHVGGYLKIAPEHTEKGPLDMMMKPGMGSYDKFKELFDKYSQQAGKKQYLIPYFISAHPGTTNEDMVNLALWLKAEKFKLDQVQNFYPSPMANATTVYHTELNSLKNVKHTSEQISVPKKGRQRKLHKALLRYHDEAGWPMIREALIEMGREKLIGNSPSCLVPAESRQEREALRSKKKLTSKDDGKGKKAFTRFSADQFDDRKQADGNKGGAAKKAGGNAGGSGNRQSGHAKPGQSKGAHSKTQSGSQRPVKKNAWGTTPKHQR; via the coding sequence ATGCAAGTAGAATCCACATTATTTACTCATTCCAAGTATCGCTCTGAGCTTACTCGCCCAGCGCCATTTTTACCTATGTCTCGTAAAGAGATGAATAAGTTAGGTTGGGATAGCTGTGACATCATCATAGTTACAGGTGATGCTTATGTGGATCATCCAAGTTTTGGCATGGCCATCATTGGTCGCATGCTCGAAGCTCAAGGCTTTAGAGTGGGGATAATCTCACAGCCTGACTGGTCTAATAAAGATGATTTTATGAAGCTAGGCAAACCTAACCTCTACTTTGGGGTCACTGCCGGCAATATGGATTCGATGATCAACCGTTATACCGCAGAGCGACGAATGCGCCATGATGATGCCTATACGCCGGGCAATATTGGTGGCAAGCGCCCCGATCGTGCGGTAACCGTTTATACTCAGCGCTGTAAAGAGGCCTTTAAACAAGTACCGGTAGTGATTGGCGGTATTGAGGCGAGTCTGCGCCGTACGGCCCATTATGATTATTGGTCAGATAAGGTTCGCCGTTCAGTCATTTTAGATGCTAAGGCCGACATTCTGGTCTACGGTAACGCTGAACGACCCTTGGTCGAGATCTCCCATCGGCTGGGCGCCGGTGAATTGATGGCAGATATGCATGATATTCGTGGTACCACGGTGATCCGTAAGGAGCCACTATCTGGGTGGAGCGGAATCGATTCACGTAAAATCGATCAGCAACATAAGATTGATGCTATTCCCAACCCTTATGGCGCCGATGATGTCGGCTGTAAAAATCTTTCTGGCCCAACCGATGAGAAAATATTCGATAACGACGCCCCTAAGGTTATCACTGTTCAACCGCCCAAGCCTAAGCCTTGGGAGAAGAGTTATATTCAGCTGCCTAGCTATGAAAAGGTCGCAAGCGATAAGTTTCTCTATGCCCATGCTTCGCGTATTTTGCATCAGGAGCAAAACCCGGGTTGTGCTCGAGCGCTATTTCAAGTTCATGCTGAGCGCGCTATCTGGGTCAATCCTCCCGCTTTGCCGCTAAATACCGATGAGATGGATGGTGTGTTTGATCTGGCGTATCAGCGTGTCGCTCACCCTTCGTATGGTAGCGAGAAGATCCCAGCCTATGACATGATTAAGACCTCAATTAATATCATGCGTGGTTGTTTCGGTGGTTGCTCTTTTTGTTCGATCACCGAACATGAGGGCCGCATTATCCAGAGTCGCTCTCAAGACTCGGTGGTGAAAGAGATTAAAGATATTCAAGGCAAAGTCCCAGGTTTTACTGGAGTGATTTCAGACCTTGGTGGCCCCACAGCCAACATGTATCACTTGGGATGTAAGAGTGAAAAGGCGGAGCAAACCTGCCGTCGACTCTCCTGTATCTTCCCCGATATTTGTGGTCATATGGATACCGATCATCAGCCAACGATAGACCTATATCGTGCCGCTAGAGAAATTCCAGGTATTAAAAAAATCTTGATTGCCTCAGGAGTCCGTTATGATTTAGCGACAGAAGATCCTCGCTATGTCAAAGAGTTAGCGACCCATCACGTGGGTGGCTACCTGAAGATTGCACCAGAACATACCGAGAAAGGTCCTCTCGATATGATGATGAAGCCTGGGATGGGGAGCTATGACAAATTCAAAGAGTTATTCGACAAATATTCGCAGCAAGCGGGTAAGAAGCAGTATCTGATCCCCTACTTTATCTCGGCGCATCCAGGAACAACCAATGAAGATATGGTTAACCTCGCGCTATGGTTAAAGGCTGAAAAGTTTAAACTCGATCAGGTGCAGAACTTCTATCCATCACCGATGGCCAATGCAACAACTGTTTACCATACTGAACTGAACTCACTGAAAAATGTGAAACATACTAGTGAGCAAATATCTGTTCCTAAGAAGGGGCGACAGCGAAAATTGCATAAAGCTCTGCTGCGATATCACGATGAAGCTGGCTGGCCAATGATCCGTGAAGCGCTAATAGAGATGGGCAGAGAGAAGCTTATTGGTAACAGTCCATCATGCTTGGTGCCAGCAGAATCGCGTCAAGAGCGAGAAGCGCTGCGTAGTAAAAAGAAGCTCACAAGCAAAGATGATGGTAAAGGTAAGAAGGCGTTCACCCGATTCTCAGCCGATCAGTTTGATGACAGAAAGCAAGCAGATGGCAACAAGGGCGGCGCAGCTAAGAAAGCTGGTGGTAATGCTGGTGGATCGGGAAATCGTCAATCAGGGCATGCTAAACCTGGCCAGTCAAAAGGTGCTCACTCGAAAACTCAATCGGGTAGCCAGCGTCCTGTAAAGAAAAATGCCTGGGGCACCACGCCTAAGCACCAAAGGTAG
- a CDS encoding MAPEG family protein: MLLAISGLYISLTALLIITLAYRVIKLRRVHKIGIGSSGNETLSLARRVHENLLENAPIAMLLFVVAESNGTSAAVLHCFGTLWLVSRLMHAIGLTQGKGGYHFGRFWGVLMTWAVIVGLVVVNLIAYVTNL, from the coding sequence ATGCTACTCGCGATATCAGGTCTGTATATTAGCCTAACAGCACTGCTCATTATTACTTTAGCTTATAGAGTGATAAAACTCAGAAGAGTGCATAAAATTGGCATTGGTTCTTCTGGCAACGAAACACTAAGCTTAGCGCGTCGAGTACATGAAAATTTGCTCGAGAACGCACCGATTGCGATGTTGCTATTTGTGGTTGCAGAGAGCAATGGCACCAGCGCTGCGGTACTGCATTGCTTTGGTACGCTTTGGCTTGTATCACGCTTGATGCATGCCATAGGGTTAACCCAAGGCAAAGGCGGTTATCATTTCGGCCGTTTCTGGGGGGTATTGATGACATGGGCGGTTATTGTGGGTTTAGTGGTGGTTAATCTAATTGCATATGTGACTAACCTTTAA